The following proteins come from a genomic window of Edaphobacter sp. 4G125:
- a CDS encoding M24 family metallopeptidase: MITIPKAEFEDRISRIQAAFDIQKLDGLMVYGDEYRRENLRYVSNFWPIFERGACFIPKTGKPIFAGAPEGECYAREMCPWTDLRNIKEFACVSVPEEIEYPLAKFSSLRQIIGDVLRGGQRLGVVGKFDMPGPILDRVQNALPGLVIVEADSILRDLRVVKSANEVACLREAGRIACLGYEALVASAVPGKSELEATGAAEGVARSAGAESIPFTVFGSGQRTNTIIGRPTRKIIQDGEMVMVAFAVQYEGYIATVEYPFVAGVATDAQKRFLSALFEASTIQVSYLKNGVISGEMVRAVKSVFQKHKLERYDLYPPMHGIGLAEAESPYPDEKATYPLRAGMCVNSDISLFGHLEGSNRIEEGFVITESGCESLTPSIRAACAAGV, from the coding sequence ATGATTACGATACCCAAAGCCGAATTCGAAGACCGTATTTCGCGTATACAAGCAGCTTTCGACATACAGAAGCTCGACGGTCTGATGGTCTACGGAGATGAGTACCGTAGAGAGAACCTCCGTTACGTTTCCAATTTTTGGCCGATATTTGAGCGCGGCGCCTGTTTTATTCCCAAGACGGGGAAGCCCATTTTTGCGGGTGCACCCGAAGGAGAGTGCTACGCCAGAGAGATGTGCCCGTGGACCGACCTCAGAAATATTAAGGAATTTGCCTGCGTTTCTGTCCCAGAAGAAATTGAGTATCCCTTAGCCAAATTTTCTTCTTTGCGGCAAATCATTGGCGACGTTCTTCGTGGGGGACAGCGGTTGGGCGTCGTTGGCAAGTTCGATATGCCAGGACCAATCTTGGATCGTGTACAAAATGCGCTTCCGGGGCTCGTGATAGTCGAAGCAGATTCAATCCTCAGAGACCTACGGGTGGTGAAGAGCGCCAACGAGGTTGCCTGTCTGCGGGAAGCAGGACGAATCGCTTGCCTCGGATACGAAGCATTAGTGGCATCGGCAGTACCCGGAAAGAGCGAGCTGGAGGCGACCGGCGCGGCAGAAGGCGTGGCGCGCTCGGCTGGAGCCGAAAGCATCCCGTTTACCGTGTTCGGTAGCGGCCAGCGTACAAACACAATCATTGGACGGCCCACTCGCAAGATCATCCAGGACGGAGAGATGGTGATGGTGGCTTTTGCGGTTCAGTATGAGGGATACATCGCAACGGTTGAGTATCCCTTTGTTGCCGGTGTCGCCACCGATGCACAGAAGCGCTTCTTGAGTGCACTATTCGAAGCTTCCACCATACAAGTGAGTTACCTCAAGAATGGAGTGATATCCGGAGAGATGGTCCGCGCGGTTAAAAGCGTGTTCCAAAAGCACAAACTGGAGCGATACGATCTGTATCCTCCCATGCATGGTATTGGTTTGGCGGAGGCCGAATCGCCCTATCCGGATGAAAAGGCGACATATCCACTACGCGCCGGGATGTGTGTGAACTCCGACATCAGTCTCTTCGGACACCTGGAGGGCTCCAATCGAATTGAAGAGGGATTTGTTATCACCGAGTCCGGTTGCGAATCCCTAACACCCTCTATTCGCGCCGCCTGCGCTGCCGGAGTTTAG
- a CDS encoding PIG-L deacetylase family protein has protein sequence MKALVLGAHLDDSVIALGGILRKMANAGCDVNVVCFGHSDEDFADIADKETAAERITAQAVAAHKILGVKSFECFHYPDYAVQENRETYRLCIESIRKYEPDIVFGHSWNEYFQHRAMARLSCDSWWQAAWSCSADLGPPWFARSLYHFEVIQSLSEPSDIVDISETFEAKMAAWRCFQSSSDIVEPKSEDEKSSRRNYGSTMGSLTEQLETRARYYGSLIGVRYAEALKRSDFLPRAVHDIKLL, from the coding sequence TTGAAAGCACTTGTTCTCGGCGCGCATCTCGATGATAGTGTCATTGCCCTCGGTGGAATATTGCGCAAAATGGCGAATGCGGGATGCGATGTAAATGTCGTTTGCTTCGGCCATAGTGATGAGGACTTTGCGGATATTGCCGACAAAGAAACGGCCGCGGAGCGTATTACGGCTCAGGCTGTCGCAGCTCACAAGATCCTCGGAGTGAAGTCGTTTGAATGTTTCCACTATCCAGACTATGCAGTTCAGGAGAACCGAGAGACATACCGGCTTTGCATTGAAAGTATCCGCAAATACGAACCGGATATCGTTTTTGGTCACTCCTGGAATGAATATTTTCAACATCGGGCGATGGCGCGCTTGAGCTGCGACTCATGGTGGCAGGCGGCTTGGAGTTGCAGTGCCGATTTAGGACCGCCATGGTTCGCAAGGTCTCTTTACCATTTCGAGGTAATCCAATCGCTCTCAGAGCCAAGCGATATCGTCGATATTTCCGAAACTTTCGAGGCGAAGATGGCAGCCTGGCGATGCTTCCAATCGAGTTCGGATATCGTCGAGCCGAAATCAGAGGATGAAAAATCTTCTCGTCGAAACTATGGCTCAACGATGGGATCGCTAACTGAGCAACTTGAAACGCGCGCTCGGTATTACGGAAGTCTAATTGGCGTTAGATATGCGGAAGCATTGAAGAGATCCGATTTCCTCCCCCGAGCAGTACATGACATCAAGCTTCTTTAA
- a CDS encoding EamA family transporter — translation MPYGFLFLAVASLGMIGVLHKVADHRRCRPEAINLFIFLGGVVVMSVLSFWRFGAAGVLDTPRIAWVTAATCGLLASLAILSFQRGVRYGKISTSWLVINLSMAVPTVLSIVVYREEITRRRAVGLLLAVATLVILWRERVREEASGEVIAIAQVPEK, via the coding sequence ATGCCCTATGGATTTCTTTTTCTGGCCGTAGCGAGCCTCGGCATGATCGGTGTTTTGCACAAGGTGGCGGATCATAGGCGATGCCGGCCAGAGGCCATCAATTTATTTATCTTTCTTGGTGGCGTTGTAGTAATGAGCGTACTCTCCTTCTGGCGCTTCGGAGCTGCAGGCGTGCTGGATACCCCCCGTATCGCATGGGTTACTGCTGCGACGTGCGGTCTTCTTGCCTCTCTGGCCATCTTGAGCTTTCAGCGCGGAGTCCGGTACGGAAAAATATCAACAAGCTGGCTCGTTATTAATCTCTCAATGGCCGTCCCTACTGTGTTATCGATTGTGGTCTACCGCGAAGAAATCACGAGACGACGAGCGGTTGGGTTGCTGTTGGCTGTTGCGACGCTTGTTATTCTTTGGCGGGAAAGAGTGCGAGAGGAAGCAAGCGGCGAGGTTATTGCCATTGCCCAAGTGCCGGAGAAATAA
- a CDS encoding sensory rhodopsin transducer — MTKHGAKIWYFVDGYLPEKIGSGPMEAHEALMILNPNAAAATVLLDFYFENKDPVKGIEVIVGAERVRALRLDHPGDIGDLKIPSLTQYSLRLRSDVDVVAQFGRLDTTQVNMAYYSCAGFCTSSENNEANK, encoded by the coding sequence ATGACAAAGCACGGCGCGAAGATTTGGTACTTCGTTGATGGATATCTCCCCGAGAAAATCGGCTCTGGGCCCATGGAAGCGCACGAGGCTCTAATGATTTTGAATCCCAATGCCGCTGCGGCGACGGTCTTACTTGATTTCTATTTTGAAAACAAAGATCCAGTAAAAGGCATCGAGGTGATTGTCGGTGCGGAGCGTGTACGGGCTTTGCGGCTCGATCATCCTGGCGATATTGGCGATCTAAAAATTCCTTCCTTAACGCAATATTCTCTGCGTCTTCGGTCGGATGTGGACGTTGTGGCCCAGTTCGGAAGGTTGGATACCACGCAGGTCAACATGGCGTACTACAGTTGCGCCGGATTTTGCACTAGCAGCGAAAATAACGAGGCAAACAAATGA